A window of the Tachysurus fulvidraco isolate hzauxx_2018 chromosome 6, HZAU_PFXX_2.0, whole genome shotgun sequence genome harbors these coding sequences:
- the LOC113654258 gene encoding sterile alpha motif domain-containing protein 9-like codes for MAERSPEEENINQEILHPTELPAEIKNWNKEHVRDWILRLTDVGNENAKILYDQEFVGSNLLLLKTSDLHDIGIKGGPAMLIIHHRDKLKAHPLDTLGSQTGNACNPYPFNQFHAAYRYKENSILDITETGALNFIEPCHEYKAFIHFQNVTTDDKLKKFTDEVIKFSAACMNSRTNGTIHFGVGDLPEFSHGQILGATVENKEAFLKKLAEVIMLRFEHKHTDVAKKCIKPPRFVEVLKADMTCSGKYVIEVDVEPSFLVCENRCFHIHNVDSKKAKKSKITTDKEDGGKFFYIRDNSSSRNIFVQTSSPKSLEEYNKYVDNMAHLSQLRKKAEEEHLTVVKSSVQGSKLCEMLTGGSGSLDKSHFERYVLVINKSHPVQKESLAFLLDMNLTAVLDFDPESAETGLNKLFDERNTNVHLPMQYKITEPVEDIANKLKLTRATSWVFCNGRVRDEPPSDVANWLTEKGSSIRDVVSFLCRKDVLPQKKFLIIFILLSDVTDNHDPFLETFSMFSQELKGTEQILCICENKRAYTYWKDLIEARYGIDIVRRCIYELSFAEINGTVLSLWSENRKSRRFLPGAAGNVLLPKKVEGSMDTLNVLCVNECEGGNEDKLQLEETFYKGGKVCWWNFYFSEQPGSTPFIKRDKFDYIINTIIPDVCSLKQACVCFNILHIPGCGGTTLAMHVLWTLKQKFRCAVLKNKDVDYVDVAQQVITLLTIEHQSQLPVLLLIDDFDDFDAVNDLQQHIARECQKRNVSPKSPQVILMNCMRSESREQTEATDDTVFIGNKLTEKEQKLFENKLKEIEKIYQNAETFYGFMILKKDFSTEYIQGVVKNTLKGFNFKQRDAQLIAVLVLLNCYCKSSKLSVSICEEFLRLSTRPDLTSCKVEDGLGKFSTLVTRCTENSKLEFQAMRVIHASMAEHCLKELKTTFHVSQAQITDFLLTTEVFYGCIQGKDKLMQDVRYMLVKRHYSTESVQADLQFSPLIQAIAKETPGCEENVLLNAAKRFEKDAVIFQLISRYHYLEKKDYREAKVWAKKARVLQVNNSYICDTSAQVIKHELKNAMSNEKDDEIKPDKLKEYLKMAEIATEAFRETQEIARREVLLRYQTKKDFSPYNTAGRLGELEVAVMVIKILERIPVFCLDKLRHDILSQVLSGKLKIQDMAAYDPKKQKNASYYQLLREFSDLLYNLRDNMKKHFDFLDKYSVNLSSFYSQKGTRDLWTREKIFSCFQQYVKLFCSSDKKELMKNSALNTMLKIETTRQSLEKNKADSYSGLLKYLSKENFKSEGSTIEQIVKNYDFILRNSPPQNDRHFKDTVNFIYANIVLSKISPESRFLVPYRELHILVCQTLQRRTPLKDSLALHFTAVMMLWPDNVSVDKLSDRMGSYVSQMKSSFSNEMKPVCNGKRAVVHFYLGKKTGFDRLIIQKDIDSCVDSQQTMSRELQNGKVWENEKVQTMLRRVTGTVSRNAIMADTANPDVKVPVCPLFKSQLCGDLDERVSFFVGFTMNGPVAIGIHPVS; via the exons ATGGCCGAAAGGAGTCCTGAAGAAGAG AATATAAATCAAGAAATATTACATCCAACTGAACTTCCTGCAGAAATTAAGAACTGGAATAAAGAGCATGTGAGAGACTGGATTCTCAGATTAACAGATGTGGGTAATGAAAATGCTAAGATACTGTATGACCAGGAATTCGTTGGATCGAATCTTCTATTACTGAAGACATCTGATTTGCATGATATAGGCATTAAAggtggaccagcaatgctgatTATTCACCATAGAGATAAACTGAAGGCTCACCCTTTGGACACCCTAGGAAGCCAAACTGGAAATGCATGCAATCCCTATCCTTTTAATCAATTTCATGCTGCCTACCGATACAAGGAAAACAGTATACTTGATATAACAGAAACAGGGGCTCTTAACTTCATAGAACCATGTCATGAGTACAAAGCTTTTATTCATTTCCAAAATGTGACAACAGACGATAAGTTGAAAAAGTTCACAGATGAAGTTATTAAATTTTCTGCTGCTTGCATGAACAGTCGTACTAATGGTACAATTCATTTTGGGGTTGGTGATTTACCAGAATTCAGTCATGGACAAATTCTGGGTGCTACTGTTGAAAACAAAGAAGCATTTCTTAAGAAACTAGCAGAAGTGATTATGTTGCGGTTtgaacacaagcacacagacgtGGCTAAAAAATGTATCAAACCACCAAGGTTTGTTGAGGTTCTTAAAGCAGACATGACATGCTCAGGAAAATATGTCATAGAGGTGGATGTCGAACCATCCTTCTTGGTTTGTGAAAACAGGTGCTTTCACATCCACAATGTAGActcaaaaaaagcaaaaaaatctaaaatcacAACTGATAAAGAGGATGGCGGCAAATTCTTCTACATTAGAGACAACAGCAGTAGCAGAAATATTTTTGTCCAGACTTCCTCCCCAAAGTCCTTAGAAGAGTACAACAAGTATGTTGATAATATGGCACATTTGTCTCAGCTGAGGAAGAAAGCTGAGGAAGAGCACCTCACTGTTGTTAAAAGTAGTGTGCAGGGTTCTAAGCTCTGTGAGATGCTAACAGGAGGCTCAGGGTCTTTGGACAAATCTCACTTTGAGCGATATGTATTAGTCATTAACAAATCCCATCCAGTCCAAAAAGAGTCCCTAGCATTTCTTCTGGACATGAACCTAACAGCTGTTTTGGACTTTGATCCAGAATCTGCTGAGACTGGTTTGAATAAGCTATTTGATGAGAGAAACACAAATGTCCATTTGCCTATGCAATATAAAATCACAGAGCCAGTTGAGGACATTGCAAATAAGCTGAAGCTGACCAGAGCCACAAGCTGGGTTTTCTGTAATGGAAGAGTAAGAGATGAACCACCCTCTGATGTGGCTAACTGGCTAACAGAGAAAGGGTCCTCCATTCGAGATGTTGTGTCATTCCTCTGTAGAAAGGATGTGCTGCCTCAAAAAAAGTTTCTTATCATATTCATTCTGTTGAGTGATGTTACTGACAATCATGATCCTTTCCTTGAGACATTCAGTATGTTTTCGCAGGAGCTGAAAGGCACAGAGCAAATCCTATGcatatgtgaaaataaaagagcATACACTTACTGGAAAGATCTGATTGAAGCAAGATATGGAATAGACATAGTAAGAAGATGCATTTATGAGCTCAGTTTTGCAGAGATTAATGGTACTGTCCTCAGTCTGTGGTCAGAAAATCGAAAATCTCGCAGATTTTTGCCTGGTGCTGCTGGTAATGTTTTATTACCAAAGAAAGTGGAGGGCAGCATGGATACACTGAATGTTCtatgtgtaaatgaatgtgagGGTGGCAATGAAGACAAACTGCAACTGGAAGAAACTTTTTACAAAGGAGGAAAGGTGTGCTGGTGGAATTTCTATTTTTCAGAACAGCCAGGATCAACACCATTTATCAAACGAGACAAGTTTGACTACATCATTAATACTATTATCCCAGATGTGTGCTCCCTCAAGCAAGCTTGTGTTTGCTTCAACATACTCCATATTCCTGGTTGTGGAGGAACTACACTGGCCATGCATGTTTTGTggactttaaaacaaaaatttcgCTGTGCAGTTCTGAAAAATAAAGATGTTGATTATGTAGATGTAGCCCAACAGGTAATTACCTTGTTGACCATAGAGCATCAATCCCAGCTTCCAGTGCTGCTTCTGATAGACGACTTTGACGACTTTGATGCTGTAAATGATCTTCAGCAGCACATTGCAAGGGAATGTCAGAAGAGAAATGTATCTCCTAAGTCTCCTCAGGTCATCCTTATGAACTGTATGAGGTCTGAATCACGGGAGCAGACTGAAGCAACAGATGACACAGTTTTCATTGGAAACAAATTGACTGAGAAGGAACAAAAATTATTCGAGAACAAGTTAAAAGAAATTGAAAAGATTTACCAAAATGCTGAAACATTCTATGGTTTCATGATCCTGAAGAAAGACTTTTCTACAGAGTACATACAGGGTGTTGTGAAAAATACACTGAAGGGCTTTAACTTTAAACAGAGGGATGCTCAACTCATTGCGGTTCTAGTACTCTTGAATTGCTACTGCAAGAGTTCAAAGCTGTCTGTCTCTATATGTGAAGAATTTCTTCGTCTGTCAACAAGACCTGACTTGACTTCATGTAAAGTTGAAGATGGATTGGGGAAGTTTTCCACACTTGTAACACGATGCACAGAAAACTCCAAGTTAGAGTTTCAGGCTATGAGAGTGATCCACGCAAGTATGGCAGAACACTGCTTAAAGGAACTTAAAACTACTTTTCATGTATCCCAAGCACAGATCACCGACTTCCTACTGACAACAGAAGTGTTTTATGGTTGCATTCAGGGAAAGGATAAACTCATGCAGGACGTTCGCTATATGTTGGTGAAAAGACATTACTCAACTGAAAGTGTTCAAGCAGATCTTCAGTTTTCACCGCTTATCCAAGCCATTGCAAAGGAGACTCCTGGTTGCGAAGAAAATGTCTTGCTTAATGCTGCCAAACGCTTTGAAAAAGATGCAGTAATATTCCAGCTAATTTCCAGGTACCACTATCTAGAGAAAAAAGATTATAGAGAGGCAAAGGTTTGGGCAAAGAAGGCAAGAGTTCTCCAGGTAAATAACTCCTACATTTGTGATACATCTGCACAAGTAATTAAGCATGAACTGAAAAATGCAATGAGCAATGAAAAAGATGATGAAATAAAACCTGACAAATTGAAAGAATATCTCAAAATGGCTGAGATTGCAACAGAAGCTTTCAGAGAAACACAAGAAATTGCTAGAAGGGAAGTTTTACTTCGatatcaaacaaaaaaagacttcAGCCCCTATAACACAGCTGGTCGCCTTGGAGAGCTTGAAGTTGCAGTTATGGTGATAAAGATACTGGAAAGGATCCCAGTGTTTTGTTTAGACAAGCTTCGTCATGACATTCTGAGCCAAGTTCTCTCAGGTAAATTGAAAATACAAGATATGGCAGCATATGAcccaaaaaagcaaaagaatgCTTCTTATTACCAACTTCTCCGGGAATTTTCAGATCTCCTGTATAACCTCAGAGACAACATGAAGAAGCACTTTGATTTTCTTGATAAGTATTCTGTCAACCTGAGCTCATTTTACTCCCAAAAAGGTACCAGAGATCTCTGGACTAGAGAGAAGATCTTCTCATGCTTTCAACAGTATGTTAAATTATTTTGCAGTTCAGACAAAAAAGAATTGATGAAAAACAGTGCATTGAACACCATGCTCAAAATTGAGACGACACGACAaagcctggaaaaaaacaaagctgattCCTACAGTGGACTCCTTAAATATCTTTCCAAAGAAAATTTCAAATCAGAGGGAAGTACAATTGAACAAATCGTCAAAAATTATGACTTTATTCTGAGAAACTCTCCACCACAAAATGACAGGCATTTCAAGGACACCGTCAACTTCATCTACGCAAATATTGTTCTCAGTAAAATTAGCCCTGAATCTCGATTTCTTGTACCCTACAGGGAACTTCATATACTTGTCTGCCAAACACTTCAACGTCGCACCCCTCTCAAAGACAGCTTAGCATTGCATTTTACTGCAGTGATGATGCTGTGGCCGGATAACGTGTCAGTTGATAAGTTGAGTGACAGGATGGGAAGTTATGTATCACAGATGAAAAGTTCCttttcaaatgaaatgaaacctgTATGCAATGGCAAGAGAGCAGTTGTTCATTTTTACCTGGGGAAGAAAACAGGTTTTGATCGACTGATCATTCAGAAGGACATTGATTCATGTGTGGACTCACAGCAGACAATGTCAAGAGAACTGCAAAATGGAAAGGTATGGGAAAACGAAAAAGTCCAAACTATGCTCCGTAGAGTCACAGGAACTGTCTCTAGAAATGCCATTATGGCAGACACAGCAAATCCAGATGTAAAAGTTCCAGTCTGTCCATTGTTTAAAAGTCAGTTGTGCGGAGATCTGGATGAGCGTGTATCATTTTTTGTTGGATTTACCATGAATGGTCCAGTTGCAATTGGCATTCACCCTGTGTCATAG